The Cellulophaga lytica DSM 7489 nucleotide sequence TTAGAAGGCATAGAGTATGCAACTGGTTTAGATATTGCTAATGTGATGATTAGAGCTATTGAGAAAAAACTCAACTACACATCTAACTAAATAAAAAAGTCTAGTAAATTTTACTAGACTTTTTTATTTATAAACTCCAATTTTTAAAGGGATTTTTACTTAACTGAGAATTATAATATTTAATATCACCAGTAACCTCTTCTCCTAACCAGTTGGGTTTTACAAATTCCTCATCTTCATCCTTTAGCTCAACTTCAGCAACAATTAAGCCTTGGTTGTCACTAAAAAATTCATCAACTTCATACAAGTGGTTTGCTACAGTAACATTGTAACGTATTTTATCAATTACACCTTCTTCGCATAACTTAAGCAAAGCTTCTGCTTCATTAATTGGTATTTGCTTTTCCCACTCAAACCTAGATGTTCCCGTGCTGTTAGATTTTCCTTTTATGGTTAAAAAACCGTCATCGCCCTTTATTCTAACCCTAACAGTACGCTCAGGATCTGTATTTAAAAAACCTTGTACTATTCTTTTTTCTGCAATTGATTCAGCTTTAAAAGCATCACTCTTTACCAAAAATTTACGTTCTATTTCTACCATTATTCACCTCCTAATTCCTTAATCTTATCAGACTGTATTTTTATAGTGTTTTCTTCATTATTCCCTAACCAAACCATAGCTTTTGCAATTGTTTCTGGGTGTATTGGTCTGTATTTTTTTAAAGAGCCAATTAATAAAAACTGAAACACCTTAAAAAACTGTTTTGCCAACCACTCTCCCATTCTTTTTTCATCTCTTTTACCTGCAATTAAAGATGGCTGCAGTATATGCGTTTTGGGTATTTGCAATGCAATTACAGCATCTTCCATTTGGCCTTTAACCTTATTGTAAAAAACCGAACTAGATGCATTTGCTCCTAAGGCTGATATTACCATATATGTTCCTATTCCATTTTCTCTACATAATTTTGCGGCTTGTAATGGTATGCCGTAATCTATTTTTTTATAGGTTTCTTTATCTGGTGTTTTTGCCTTTGTGGTGCCAATACAACAATACACCTCATCTGCCGTAAAACTACTTTTGTGTTTTTCTAGATCATGAAGATCTACCAAATACTCATCAATTTTAGCATGTGTAAATCCGCTTAAAGATCTAGAAAATAGCTTTATTTTTGCATAGGCATTATGTTGAGTTAATAAAGATACCAAAGCACTACCAGTTACACCGGTTGCGCCCAATACAATAGCTGTTTTTTCTTTTGTTTTCATCAACCTAAATATACCGTAAATTTGTGTATGACCAAGGATTTACCATTACGAAAAATTATTCATGTAGATATGGATGCTTTTTACGCATCTGTAGAGCAGCTAGATAATCCTGAGCTTATTGGCAAGCCATTGGCTGTTGGTGGTGGTGAAAAAAGAGGTGTGGTTTCTGCCGCTAGTTATGAGGCTCGTAAATTTGGTGTACGCTCTGCTATGAGTGGCTATATGGCAAAACGTAATTGTCCAGATTTAATTTTTGTACCACCCCGATTTGCAAGATATAAAGAGATATCTCAAAAAATTAGAGCCATTTTTTATGATTATACAGATTTAGTAGAACCGCTTTCTTTAGACGAGGCTTATTTAGATGTTACTGTAAACAAAAAAGGAAATCCATCTGCATCTTTACTTGCAAAAGAAATTAGAGAGCGTATATACAATGAGTTAGGATTAACAGCATCTGCAGGCATATCTATAAATAAATTTATTGCAAAAGTTGCAAGTGATTACAACAAACCAAACGGACAAAAAACAGTTAACCCAGAAGAAGTTTTAGCCTTTTTAGAAGAGTTAGAAATTCGTAAATTTTATGGTGTAGGTAAGGTTACCGCAGAAAAAATGTACAAAGTGGGTATTTTTACGGGTTTAGACCTTAAAAATAAAAGCTTAGAATTTTTAGAAAAACATTTTGGCAAAAGTGGTGCCTATTACTACCACGTTGTTAGAGGCATACACAATAGTCCAGTTAAACCAAACCGAATACCAAAATCTGTGGGTGCAGAACGCACTTTTAATGAGAATTTAAGTAGTGAAATTTTTATGTTAGAGCGATTAGAAAATATTGCTAATGAATTAGAACGCCGACTTAAAAAAAGTAAAATTGCTGGTAAAACAATTACTTTAAAAATTAAGTATAGCGATTTTACATTGCAAACAAGAAGCAAAACCATACCTTATTTTATAGCAGATAAAGACCTAATACTAGAAATTGCTAAAGAATTACTGTACCAAGAAAAGCTTGAAAACTCTGTTCGTTTATTGGGAATTTCATTAGCTAATTTAAATACTCCAGACAAGAAAAAACCTGAACAAGAAAGTATTAGCGTACAGTTAAAGTTCATGTTTTAACTCTCTAATTTACACAAAGTTTAACCTATTTTAACGCTTTAAAAGTAAATAATCTACTAATTTTGTAGGGTAAATAGATTTTTAATTAAAAATACAATAATATGGCTAGTTTAAGATTGGGTGATGAAGCACCAGATTTTACTGCAGACAGTTCTGTAGGAACAATAAATTTATACGATTATTTAGGTGACAGCTGGGGAATTCTTTTTTCTCATCCAGCAGATTTTACACCAGTTTGTACTACAGAATTAGGTACGGCTGCACAGTTTAAAGATGAGTTTGACAAGCGTAACGTAAAAATGATTGCATTAAGCGTAGATGGTGCAGCTTCTCATAACGAGTGGATTAAAGACATTAACGAAGTACAAAATACTACAGTTACTTTTCCTATAATTGCAGATGAGGACAAAAAAGTATCTACTTTATATGATATGATACACCCTAATGCAGACAACCACTTAACAGTACGTTCTGTATTTATAATTGGGCCAGATAAAAAAGTGAAATTAACACTTACATACCCTGCATCTACAGGGCGTAATTTTTATGAGTTGTTACGCGTAATAGACTCTTTACAACTTACTGCAAACCATAAAGTAGCTACACCTGCTAACTGGAAAAATGGTGAAAAAGTAGTTGTTAGTCCGGCTATTGCTACTAGCGATGCAGAAAAAATATTTTCTAAAGGAGTAGAAGAAATTAAACCTTATTTAAGGATGACACCAGACCCTACTGCCTAACAAAGTTGTTTGTATAAAACCTGGCTCTAGTAGACGTTTTGTTTACTAGAGCTATTTTTTTGTAGTACATTTATCTTCCCTTAATTTTATACTTATGGTAACAGCAGAAGAAAAACTTAGAGAGCGTATTAAAGAACTCACCTGTTTGTATGACGTTACTTCTATAATTGTTAATTGCGATTATAATGAAATTGAAGTTGGTTTACAAGCCATTGTATCTTGCTTAAAAAACGCATGGCAATATATAAATGACACCTATGTTGTGCTTAAAACCGATGAGTACCATATTGAAACTAAAAAAGAATATAAAGACTACGTTTTTTTAACCTCCGCTATTACGTTATTTAATAAAGAAATTGGGACTATAAAAGTTGGTTACCCATCTAAAAAATATAGTGTTTTAGAT carries:
- a CDS encoding NAD-dependent epimerase/dehydratase family protein is translated as MKTKEKTAIVLGATGVTGSALVSLLTQHNAYAKIKLFSRSLSGFTHAKIDEYLVDLHDLEKHKSSFTADEVYCCIGTTKAKTPDKETYKKIDYGIPLQAAKLCRENGIGTYMVISALGANASSSVFYNKVKGQMEDAVIALQIPKTHILQPSLIAGKRDEKRMGEWLAKQFFKVFQFLLIGSLKKYRPIHPETIAKAMVWLGNNEENTIKIQSDKIKELGGE
- the dinB gene encoding DNA polymerase IV, translated to MTKDLPLRKIIHVDMDAFYASVEQLDNPELIGKPLAVGGGEKRGVVSAASYEARKFGVRSAMSGYMAKRNCPDLIFVPPRFARYKEISQKIRAIFYDYTDLVEPLSLDEAYLDVTVNKKGNPSASLLAKEIRERIYNELGLTASAGISINKFIAKVASDYNKPNGQKTVNPEEVLAFLEELEIRKFYGVGKVTAEKMYKVGIFTGLDLKNKSLEFLEKHFGKSGAYYYHVVRGIHNSPVKPNRIPKSVGAERTFNENLSSEIFMLERLENIANELERRLKKSKIAGKTITLKIKYSDFTLQTRSKTIPYFIADKDLILEIAKELLYQEKLENSVRLLGISLANLNTPDKKKPEQESISVQLKFMF
- a CDS encoding CYTH domain-containing protein, producing the protein MVEIERKFLVKSDAFKAESIAEKRIVQGFLNTDPERTVRVRIKGDDGFLTIKGKSNSTGTSRFEWEKQIPINEAEALLKLCEEGVIDKIRYNVTVANHLYEVDEFFSDNQGLIVAEVELKDEDEEFVKPNWLGEEVTGDIKYYNSQLSKNPFKNWSL
- a CDS encoding peroxiredoxin — its product is MASLRLGDEAPDFTADSSVGTINLYDYLGDSWGILFSHPADFTPVCTTELGTAAQFKDEFDKRNVKMIALSVDGAASHNEWIKDINEVQNTTVTFPIIADEDKKVSTLYDMIHPNADNHLTVRSVFIIGPDKKVKLTLTYPASTGRNFYELLRVIDSLQLTANHKVATPANWKNGEKVVVSPAIATSDAEKIFSKGVEEIKPYLRMTPDPTA